The following are encoded in a window of Fischerella sp. PCC 9605 genomic DNA:
- a CDS encoding single-stranded DNA-binding protein has translation MSINIVTLVGRVGGDPDMKYFEDSGSVKCKLTLAVRRRSRNSDEPDWFNLELWGNTAEVAGRFVRKGSLIGVKGSLKFDTWNDRSTGALRSTPVIRVDQLDLLGSKRDAEAEMMDTNPENF, from the coding sequence ATGAGTATTAATATTGTCACCCTAGTCGGTCGTGTAGGCGGCGACCCAGATATGAAATATTTCGAGGACAGTGGTAGTGTCAAGTGTAAATTAACACTGGCGGTCAGAAGGCGATCGCGCAATAGTGATGAACCTGACTGGTTTAACTTAGAACTATGGGGAAATACAGCAGAGGTGGCTGGTCGGTTTGTACGTAAAGGAAGTCTGATCGGAGTTAAAGGTTCCTTGAAATTTGACACTTGGAACGATCGCAGCACAGGTGCACTCCGTTCTACACCAGTCATCAGAGTAGACCAATTAGATTTATTGGGTTCCAAACGAGATGCAGAGGCAGAGATGATGGATACTAACCCTGAAAATTTTTAA
- a CDS encoding N-acetylmuramoyl-L-alanine amidase gives MKLHWLVPGTVLGISLLSSPAHAANLQSWRFDADQNRLEINTDGAVQPTAQLVFNPTRLVIDLPGIKFGRPQLVQSVGGAIRSLRIGQFDPQTTRVVVELSPGYTLDPQQVKFEGVAANRWRVQLPKPKREEVAASPTRSTYSVVTTKPSTTSSSKETVVKTAEATTQIEGLRVTGDGFFIRTNGGNPEVKVRRNSDRTRIFMDISGATLSPDLERDLSINRYGVDSIQFSKLDETPPTVRMTMRVDKNAPDWRPTVSSANGLVLLPTNGRITQLRGDNSSRPLLSSSRNSETDSPATIESVELAGNGTQLIIKGDRPLSGSAGWDRSSTLFRITIPNARLGSDVKGPDFDANSPILRVRLQQQDPRTVAIFVQPAAGVQIGQLNKLSGELLSLELRQRSSGRFRPPVVLPGPSGRSRPPIVTIPLPRPNPRPLSEGPIVDKPQPSPTRRVPNGRVVVLIDPGHGGRDSGAVGIGGKLEKDVVLPIGKKIAAILQKNGVQVVLTRSSDYFVTLPGRVAIAERANADIFVSIHANSAGTGRPDVNGLETYYYDTGYSFARIVHSSILQSVNVRDRGVRRARFYVLRKSSMPSILVETGYMSGRQDIAKLRSASYQNQMAEAIARGILRYLQRR, from the coding sequence GTGAAACTACACTGGTTAGTACCTGGTACTGTCTTGGGTATCTCCCTATTATCGTCGCCTGCACATGCAGCGAACCTACAATCTTGGCGTTTTGATGCCGATCAAAATCGGTTAGAAATCAATACTGATGGTGCTGTTCAACCGACTGCCCAACTAGTGTTCAATCCGACACGGTTGGTCATTGATTTGCCAGGTATTAAATTCGGGCGTCCCCAGCTTGTCCAGTCAGTCGGTGGTGCGATTCGCTCGCTCCGGATTGGACAGTTTGATCCACAAACTACACGCGTAGTGGTTGAACTCAGCCCAGGTTATACCCTCGATCCTCAGCAGGTGAAATTTGAAGGGGTAGCTGCTAATCGCTGGCGGGTACAATTACCAAAGCCAAAACGGGAAGAAGTTGCTGCCTCACCTACCAGAAGTACTTACAGTGTGGTGACAACAAAACCTTCTACCACATCTAGTTCAAAAGAAACGGTAGTCAAAACTGCTGAAGCTACGACTCAAATTGAAGGTTTGCGAGTCACGGGAGATGGATTTTTCATCCGTACGAATGGTGGCAATCCAGAGGTGAAGGTAAGGCGTAATAGCGATCGCACTCGAATTTTCATGGATATCTCTGGTGCGACTTTATCACCCGATTTGGAACGCGATTTATCAATTAATCGTTACGGTGTTGACAGTATCCAATTCTCTAAATTGGATGAAACACCACCCACAGTCCGCATGACTATGCGGGTGGACAAAAATGCCCCTGACTGGCGACCGACAGTAAGTAGTGCGAATGGTTTGGTACTGTTGCCTACCAATGGCAGAATAACTCAATTACGTGGGGATAACAGTTCAAGACCCTTGCTTTCTTCATCCCGTAATTCTGAAACTGATTCGCCAGCCACAATTGAATCTGTAGAATTGGCTGGCAATGGCACGCAACTAATTATCAAAGGCGATCGACCTTTATCTGGTAGTGCTGGCTGGGATAGATCCTCTACACTGTTCCGCATTACTATTCCCAACGCTCGCTTAGGTTCTGATGTTAAAGGGCCTGATTTCGATGCCAACAGTCCTATTCTCAGAGTACGCCTGCAACAGCAAGACCCCCGTACTGTCGCTATTTTTGTTCAACCCGCAGCAGGAGTACAAATTGGTCAACTCAACAAACTCAGCGGTGAGCTTTTGTCACTAGAATTGCGACAACGCTCATCTGGTAGATTTAGACCTCCGGTTGTGTTACCCGGGCCATCTGGTAGATCTAGACCTCCGATTGTTACAATCCCCCTACCACGACCAAACCCACGACCATTATCAGAAGGGCCTATTGTAGATAAACCCCAACCTTCCCCAACGCGCCGTGTTCCAAATGGGCGAGTGGTAGTCTTGATTGACCCCGGACATGGTGGCAGAGACTCAGGGGCTGTTGGTATCGGAGGAAAGTTAGAAAAGGATGTCGTATTACCTATTGGCAAAAAGATCGCAGCGATATTACAAAAGAATGGCGTACAAGTGGTATTAACCCGGAGTTCTGACTACTTCGTTACCCTTCCGGGAAGAGTAGCAATAGCAGAACGTGCCAATGCTGATATATTTGTCAGCATCCATGCTAATTCAGCGGGTACAGGTCGTCCGGATGTGAATGGTTTGGAAACGTATTATTACGATACAGGCTACAGTTTCGCTCGCATTGTCCACAGCAGCATTCTCCAAAGTGTGAATGTCAGAGATCGGGGAGTGCGAAGAGCCAGATTTTATGTTCTCCGCAAAAGTTCTATGCCCTCAATCTTAGTGGAAACTGGTTATATGAGTGGTCGGCAAGATATCGCTAAGCTACGAAGTGCATCTTACCAAAATCAAATGGCAGAAGCGATCGCTCGTGGTATCCTCCGATATCTCCAGCGAAGATAA
- a CDS encoding N-acetylmuramoyl-L-alanine amidase, with protein MKLQHWLIPGIVLSTSLLSSPAHAANLESWRFDANQNRLEINTDGAVQPTAQLMFNPTRLVIDLPGIKFGRPQLVQSVGGAIRSIRIGQFNPQTTRVVVELNPGYTLDPQQVKFEGVTAQRWQVQLPQPQLQPATTAPRNQLQPATTAPRNQLQPATTVPRNQLQPAATAPRNQLQPATTVPRNQLQPAATVPRNIYSVVTTNTSNTTANTSNIVANKGTTVSASTGTTQIESVRVTGDGFFVRTNGATPQIQVNRSQDKSTINIDISGATLSPNLVQRDVSINRYGVNSIQFTELGTTPPTVRMMMQVNKNSPDWRASTSAVGGLVVLPNSSPVRLPRDNSYRPSLGSNPSPSPIPSPVATDEVATIQAVELSPTGKLLIIKGDRNLSASGGWDRSSGLFRITVPNAKLATPVRGPVMDANSPILRVRLQQQDPRTVVVYVQPAAGVQIGVVNQIGDKFVSVELQRNRPGAVLPPLPQPNPQPSPGSVVDNPDSAPQPQPPRPAPRGRVVIVVDPGHGGKDSGAPGIGGLLEKDVVLPIGKRIAAVLEQNGIQTVLTRDSDYFVELQGRVEIAERTNATLFVSVHANSVDKRPNVNGLETYYYDSGYRFAQVVHNNILRNIPTLKDRGVRKARFFVLRKSSMPSILVETGYMTGQEDNPRLGNPEYQNRMAEAIANGILEYLRQR; from the coding sequence GTGAAACTACAGCACTGGTTGATACCTGGTATTGTCTTAAGTACCTCCCTATTATCTTCGCCTGCACATGCAGCGAACTTGGAATCTTGGCGTTTTGATGCCAATCAAAATCGGTTAGAAATCAATACTGATGGTGCTGTTCAACCCACCGCTCAACTAATGTTCAATCCGACGCGGTTGGTCATTGATTTGCCAGGTATTAAATTCGGGCGTCCCCAGCTTGTCCAGTCAGTCGGTGGTGCGATTCGTTCAATCCGCATCGGACAGTTTAATCCACAAACCACACGTGTAGTGGTTGAACTTAATCCTGGCTATACCCTTGACCCTCAGCAGGTGAAATTTGAGGGGGTAACTGCTCAACGTTGGCAAGTACAATTACCACAACCACAACTCCAACCAGCCACCACTGCTCCTCGAAATCAACTCCAACCTGCCACTACTGCCCCTCGCAATCAACTACAGCCAGCTACCACTGTTCCTCGAAATCAACTCCAACCAGCCGCCACTGCTCCTCGCAATCAACTCCAGCCAGCTACCACTGTTCCTCGAAATCAACTCCAGCCAGCCGCCACTGTTCCCCGAAATATTTATAGTGTAGTAACAACAAATACCTCTAACACTACCGCGAATACATCTAATATTGTTGCGAATAAAGGAACAACAGTCAGCGCTAGCACTGGAACAACACAAATAGAAAGTGTAAGAGTCACTGGCGATGGTTTTTTTGTTCGCACTAATGGTGCTACCCCTCAGATTCAAGTCAATCGCAGTCAAGACAAAAGCACCATCAACATTGATATCTCTGGTGCAACTTTGTCACCTAATTTAGTACAGCGAGATGTAAGTATCAATCGATATGGCGTTAATAGTATCCAATTCACCGAATTAGGTACAACACCACCCACGGTCAGGATGATGATGCAGGTGAATAAAAACAGTCCTGATTGGCGGGCAAGCACAAGTGCTGTTGGCGGTTTAGTAGTTTTACCTAATAGTAGTCCTGTCAGATTACCTAGAGATAATAGTTACCGTCCCAGTTTAGGTAGTAATCCTAGCCCGAGTCCTATTCCTTCGCCCGTCGCCACCGACGAAGTGGCAACAATTCAGGCTGTGGAACTTAGTCCTACTGGCAAGCTATTAATCATTAAAGGCGATCGCAATTTATCAGCAAGTGGCGGTTGGGATAGATCCTCTGGTTTATTCCGCATTACTGTTCCCAATGCCAAATTGGCTACACCTGTGAGAGGCCCAGTCATGGATGCCAACAGTCCTATCCTGCGGGTGCGCTTGCAACAGCAAGACCCTCGTACTGTTGTTGTCTATGTCCAACCCGCTGCGGGAGTGCAAATAGGGGTAGTTAACCAAATTGGCGACAAGTTCGTGTCTGTGGAACTACAACGCAATCGTCCTGGTGCTGTTTTACCTCCCTTACCACAACCTAACCCTCAACCATCACCAGGATCTGTGGTAGATAATCCTGATAGTGCGCCACAGCCACAGCCACCACGTCCAGCGCCCAGAGGACGAGTGGTAATAGTAGTTGACCCCGGACATGGTGGTAAAGACTCCGGTGCACCAGGAATAGGTGGATTGTTAGAAAAGGATGTTGTTCTACCTATTGGCAAGAGAATTGCTGCTGTTTTAGAGCAGAATGGCATTCAAACAGTGCTAACACGGGATTCTGATTATTTCGTAGAGTTGCAGGGAAGAGTAGAGATTGCCGAGCGTACAAATGCTACTTTATTTGTCAGCGTTCACGCAAATTCCGTTGATAAACGCCCAAATGTGAATGGCTTGGAAACTTACTATTACGACAGCGGATACCGTTTCGCACAAGTAGTTCACAATAATATTCTCCGCAATATCCCTACCCTTAAAGACCGAGGCGTACGGAAAGCCAGATTTTTCGTCCTCAGAAAAAGCTCTATGCCCTCAATCTTAGTGGAAACAGGTTATATGACCGGTCAAGAGGATAACCCCAGATTGGGAAATCCAGAATATCAAAACCGTATGGCAGAGGCAATAGCTAATGGTATACTCGAATACCTACGACAAAGATAA
- a CDS encoding SIMPL domain-containing protein, which produces MNKAALLGSQLFAGNLWKTVSLAMLVCVTFAQPVLAQEKERMFRTLTVTGRGVETIPATLAQVVLGVEVQAKTAQEAQQEAARRSSAVVTLLKSRNVEKLQTTGITLNPVYSYKDNVQRLTGYAATNTVSFRIATDKAGTLLDEAVKAGATQINSISFVATDEAIAQAQKQAFKEATQEAQQQADAVFSALGFQRKEIVSIQIDGANAPPPPPRPMLRTEAAKVADAATPVEGGEQQVEASVTLQISY; this is translated from the coding sequence ATGAATAAAGCTGCCTTGTTGGGTTCTCAGCTATTTGCTGGGAACTTGTGGAAGACCGTATCTTTAGCCATGCTGGTATGTGTGACTTTTGCCCAGCCTGTTCTAGCACAAGAGAAAGAGAGGATGTTCAGAACTCTCACAGTGACTGGTCGCGGGGTGGAAACAATTCCTGCTACCTTAGCTCAAGTTGTTTTGGGTGTAGAAGTTCAGGCTAAAACTGCACAAGAGGCACAGCAAGAAGCTGCACGCAGGTCATCAGCTGTAGTGACACTGCTTAAGAGCCGTAATGTGGAGAAATTGCAGACTACTGGTATTACTCTCAATCCAGTGTATAGCTATAAGGATAATGTGCAGCGCTTGACAGGCTATGCTGCTACCAACACCGTCAGTTTCCGTATTGCTACTGATAAAGCTGGTACGTTATTGGATGAAGCCGTGAAAGCAGGTGCGACGCAGATTAATAGTATTAGTTTTGTCGCTACTGATGAAGCGATCGCCCAAGCTCAAAAACAAGCATTCAAAGAAGCTACTCAAGAAGCTCAGCAACAAGCTGATGCGGTTTTTAGCGCCTTGGGTTTCCAGCGTAAAGAGATAGTTAGCATTCAAATCGATGGAGCAAATGCGCCACCACCACCGCCACGTCCGATGCTTCGTACGGAGGCTGCCAAGGTAGCGGATGCTGCTACTCCTGTAGAAGGCGGTGAACAGCAAGTAGAAGCATCGGTGACGTTGCAAATTAGTTATTAG
- a CDS encoding cation:proton antiporter encodes MISTQSMQFLGTINFSLPLLATTGETADSSLVVAAVLLSLVVIYFASKLGGELSNRFGLPPVLGELVGGVVVGISVLHLLVFPEGGADSSNSLIISFLKTTAGLSPDAADSVFVAQSEVISVLAELGVIILLFEIGLESNLKDLMAVGIQATVVAVVGVVVPFTAGTAGLMILFGIPAVPAIFAGAALTATSIGITSKVLSELGRLNSKEGQIILGAAVIDDVLGIIVLAVVASLAKDGAVDVGKVVYLIISASTFLLGAIALGNVFNKTFVAIVDQLKTRGELIIPAFIFTFVMAYIAAVIQLEAILGAFAAGLVLEETDKRKELQKQIIPIADMLVPIFFVTVGAQTDLGVLNPAIPSNREGLAMASFLILVAILGKVVTGLSVFGQPQINRLAIGVGMIPRGEVGLVFLGIGASTGILSKPLEAAIIMMVILTTFLAPPLLRFVFPQPQMAAGDSNELILDGSSGAPVAIKSSGAMMSTSNDNENLKGNSNSQEGK; translated from the coding sequence ATGATTTCCACACAGTCAATGCAGTTTTTAGGCACAATCAACTTCTCGTTACCCCTATTGGCAACGACAGGTGAAACAGCAGATAGTTCGCTGGTAGTAGCAGCAGTACTGCTGAGTTTGGTAGTTATTTACTTTGCCAGTAAACTCGGTGGAGAATTATCCAACCGCTTCGGTTTGCCGCCTGTCTTAGGTGAACTCGTAGGCGGTGTGGTTGTAGGTATATCTGTCCTACATCTGTTGGTATTTCCTGAAGGAGGGGCAGATAGTTCTAATTCTCTAATCATCTCGTTTCTCAAAACCACTGCTGGTTTAAGTCCTGATGCCGCAGACAGTGTGTTTGTGGCCCAGTCAGAGGTTATTTCTGTTTTGGCAGAATTGGGTGTAATCATCCTGCTGTTTGAAATTGGTTTGGAGTCAAACTTAAAAGACTTGATGGCAGTGGGTATTCAAGCCACAGTTGTAGCGGTAGTGGGTGTTGTTGTACCCTTTACTGCTGGCACGGCAGGTTTGATGATTTTGTTTGGAATCCCAGCAGTTCCGGCGATTTTTGCTGGGGCAGCGCTGACTGCCACTAGTATTGGTATTACTTCCAAAGTTTTGTCAGAATTGGGGCGTTTGAATTCCAAAGAGGGGCAAATTATTCTTGGTGCAGCCGTTATTGACGATGTACTGGGGATTATTGTCTTAGCAGTAGTGGCCAGTCTTGCTAAAGATGGTGCAGTCGATGTTGGCAAGGTTGTTTATTTGATTATTAGCGCCAGTACTTTTCTTTTGGGTGCGATCGCCCTAGGTAATGTTTTCAACAAAACTTTTGTGGCGATCGTCGATCAACTCAAAACGCGCGGTGAACTGATCATACCAGCATTCATTTTCACTTTTGTGATGGCATATATTGCCGCCGTTATTCAGTTAGAAGCGATTTTGGGAGCTTTTGCAGCAGGTTTGGTTCTGGAGGAAACAGATAAGCGCAAAGAACTGCAAAAGCAAATCATCCCGATTGCTGATATGCTAGTGCCAATTTTTTTCGTGACTGTCGGGGCACAAACTGACTTGGGAGTTTTAAACCCAGCGATTCCTAGCAACCGCGAAGGTCTTGCTATGGCCAGTTTCCTCATCTTGGTAGCTATCCTGGGTAAAGTTGTGACTGGCTTAAGCGTTTTTGGTCAACCCCAAATCAATCGTTTGGCAATTGGCGTGGGAATGATTCCTCGGGGCGAAGTCGGATTGGTATTTCTTGGTATTGGTGCCAGTACTGGCATTCTTTCCAAACCATTGGAGGCGGCAATTATCATGATGGTCATCCTCACAACCTTTTTAGCCCCTCCCTTGCTGCGGTTCGTATTTCCGCAACCACAAATGGCAGCAGGAGATTCCAATGAACTGATTTTAGATGGCTCTTCTGGGGCTCCTGTGGCAATAAAATCATCTGGTGCGATGATGTCGACATCAAATGATAATGAGAATCTCAAAGGTAATTCCAATTCTCAGGAGGGTAAGTAA
- a CDS encoding EVE domain-containing protein codes for MAYWLLKTEPEEYSYSDLERDGSTVWNGVSNALALKHLRMMTVGDLALIYHTGKERQVMGVAEITSQPYPDPKLDNAKRVVVDVKAIQRVPQPVTLAQIKQDSSFENFDLLRLPRLSVVPVSESHWQQLLQLSGSRGEAFCR; via the coding sequence ATGGCGTATTGGCTGCTGAAAACTGAGCCGGAAGAGTATTCCTACTCCGATTTAGAACGGGATGGCAGTACAGTTTGGAATGGAGTAAGCAACGCCCTAGCTCTCAAGCATCTACGTATGATGACAGTAGGGGATTTGGCGTTAATTTATCACACTGGCAAGGAGCGGCAAGTTATGGGTGTAGCAGAGATAACGAGCCAACCTTACCCCGATCCAAAATTGGATAATGCCAAAAGAGTTGTTGTGGATGTAAAGGCAATACAAAGAGTGCCTCAACCCGTTACCCTAGCTCAAATCAAGCAGGACAGTAGCTTTGAAAATTTTGATTTGCTGCGTCTCCCTAGACTATCTGTAGTCCCAGTGTCAGAGTCGCATTGGCAGCAGCTCCTACAATTATCAGGTAGTAGGGGTGAAGCATTTTGTAGGTAG
- the sds gene encoding solanesyl diphosphate synthase, with the protein MTPATSLFSPVEADLQILAENLKQLVGNHHPILYAAAEHLFGAGGKRIRPAIVLLISRATMLDKDITPRHRRLAEITELIHTASLVHDDVIDESEMRRGVPTVHSLFGNKVAVLAGDFFFAQASWYLANLDNLEVVKLLSEVIMDYAVGETQQAINHFDTSISIETYLKKSYYKSASIIANSSKAAGVISEVSKETAEHFYNYGRNLGLAFQIVDDILDFTSSTDTLGKPAGSDLKSGNLTAPVLFALEEKPYLEVMIERKFAQEGDLEQAIALINDSQGIQRARDLAAQHAKLAVEQLAVLPPSESRQALIKIADYTLSRLY; encoded by the coding sequence ATGACCCCAGCTACCTCTCTATTTTCCCCTGTGGAAGCAGACCTGCAAATACTAGCAGAGAACCTCAAACAGCTAGTTGGGAATCACCATCCCATCTTGTATGCAGCAGCCGAACATCTATTCGGAGCTGGGGGTAAACGTATCAGACCAGCAATTGTTTTACTGATATCGCGGGCAACAATGCTCGATAAAGACATTACACCACGTCACCGCCGCCTAGCGGAAATCACAGAATTGATTCACACAGCAAGCTTGGTACACGACGATGTGATAGACGAATCAGAGATGCGACGTGGGGTACCTACAGTTCACAGTTTGTTTGGTAACAAAGTTGCTGTATTAGCAGGTGATTTTTTCTTTGCTCAAGCTTCCTGGTATCTAGCCAATCTGGACAATTTGGAGGTCGTGAAACTGCTGTCAGAGGTGATTATGGATTACGCTGTTGGGGAGACACAGCAGGCAATAAATCACTTTGATACAAGTATTTCGATAGAAACTTACTTAAAAAAGAGTTATTACAAAAGTGCTTCAATCATTGCCAACAGTTCCAAAGCCGCAGGGGTAATCAGTGAAGTTTCTAAAGAAACTGCCGAACATTTTTATAATTATGGTCGCAATCTAGGTTTAGCGTTTCAGATTGTCGATGATATTTTAGACTTCACCAGTTCGACAGATACTTTGGGTAAGCCCGCAGGCTCAGATCTCAAAAGTGGTAATTTGACAGCACCAGTGTTATTTGCCTTAGAAGAAAAACCATACTTGGAAGTAATGATTGAACGAAAGTTTGCCCAAGAAGGTGATTTAGAGCAAGCAATAGCGCTGATTAATGATAGCCAAGGTATCCAAAGAGCGCGAGATTTAGCTGCTCAACATGCTAAGTTGGCAGTTGAGCAGCTTGCTGTTCTCCCGCCATCAGAATCACGCCAAGCATTAATTAAGATTGCTGATTATACTTTGAGCCGACTTTATTAG
- the hetZ gene encoding heterocyst differentiation protein HetZ, translating to MKSAATTIIRGECSIGVEAIFPFLFQELQQSTKASDQNCRDVAMRISAEVYRICNESKRIQASGSIENSAMTLAKHRQQQCLRYYQLGSNRGRVELHSTLSAIIYRYINPPQRQLSYQGRLTVIEDFLQSFYLEALNAFRRENQLEPSYRPKTLLELAEYMAFTERYGKRRIPLPGRQQQLIILRAQTFSQQQPPETCVDIEQAAEGSGNEADGSWEDPAVQQLRSAMATQAEPEPQEDTLRSVVIAELMNYLEERQQTDCADYFALRLQDLSAQEIESILGLTPRQRDYLQQRFKYHLIRFALLHRWELVHEWLEADLQTNLGLTPQQWQSYTEQLDEKQRSLLELKQQGQTDEKIAKTLGLSMAQLQKRWFKILEQAWEIRNSLVSGSSAATHE from the coding sequence ATGAAATCAGCCGCAACCACAATTATTCGGGGAGAGTGTTCTATCGGCGTGGAGGCGATATTTCCATTCCTTTTCCAGGAACTTCAGCAGTCAACCAAGGCATCCGACCAGAATTGCCGCGACGTCGCAATGCGAATTTCTGCCGAGGTTTACCGGATTTGCAATGAGAGTAAACGTATTCAAGCTTCCGGTTCTATAGAAAATTCGGCAATGACCCTAGCGAAGCATCGCCAGCAACAGTGTTTGAGGTACTACCAATTAGGTTCAAATCGAGGTAGGGTCGAATTACATAGTACCTTGAGCGCAATTATTTATCGCTACATTAATCCACCGCAAAGACAATTGAGCTATCAAGGGCGATTGACTGTCATTGAAGATTTCCTACAAAGTTTTTATCTAGAAGCTTTAAACGCTTTCCGGCGAGAAAACCAACTAGAACCATCTTATCGTCCGAAAACGCTGCTGGAATTAGCAGAGTACATGGCATTTACCGAGCGCTATGGCAAACGGCGGATTCCTCTACCAGGGCGTCAGCAGCAGTTAATTATTCTTCGAGCACAAACCTTTTCGCAACAGCAGCCCCCGGAAACTTGTGTGGACATAGAACAGGCCGCAGAAGGTAGTGGTAACGAAGCTGATGGTTCTTGGGAAGATCCAGCAGTGCAGCAATTGCGAAGTGCGATGGCGACACAAGCAGAACCAGAACCCCAAGAAGACACGCTGCGTTCGGTTGTAATTGCGGAATTAATGAATTATTTAGAAGAACGGCAACAGACAGATTGCGCTGATTACTTTGCTCTGCGCCTCCAAGATTTATCGGCTCAGGAAATCGAATCAATTTTGGGCTTAACCCCTCGCCAGAGGGATTACTTACAGCAGCGCTTCAAGTATCATTTAATTCGGTTCGCTTTGTTGCATCGTTGGGAACTAGTTCACGAATGGTTGGAAGCAGATTTGCAAACCAACCTGGGCTTAACTCCCCAGCAATGGCAGTCATACACCGAACAGCTTGACGAAAAGCAGCGGTCTTTATTAGAACTAAAGCAACAGGGGCAAACCGATGAAAAAATCGCTAAAACTTTAGGTCTGTCTATGGCACAACTTCAAAAACGCTGGTTTAAAATTCTTGAACAAGCTTGGGAGATTCGTAACTCTCTAGTGTCCGGATCAAGTGCTGCCACTCATGAATAG
- the murI gene encoding glutamate racemase yields the protein MSVSIFEGNLCDFSQEPQRAPIGIFDSGVGGLTVLRQLYRQLPNESIIYFGDTARLPYGIRSQAEILQFVREILTWMQQQQVKMVIMACNTSSALALEIVREEFEMPILGLILPGAMAAVQHGKRIGVIATPATAKSNAYRHAIIEADPEAQVWQVGCPEFVPLIEQNRIHDPYTTEVARSYLEPLLQQEIDTLVYGCTHYPHLAPVLRSLIPASLKLVDPAVHVAAACAKELDLLGLKNTYPALPTRFVVSGCPQQFGQSSAQWLGCTPMVEVVCFPNTVVSSN from the coding sequence TTGTCTGTGTCTATATTTGAAGGCAATCTTTGCGATTTTTCTCAAGAACCTCAACGTGCGCCAATTGGCATTTTTGATAGTGGTGTGGGTGGGTTGACGGTACTGCGACAACTCTATCGGCAACTGCCTAATGAATCAATTATCTACTTTGGGGATACAGCTCGGCTTCCCTATGGCATTCGCTCACAAGCAGAAATTCTCCAGTTTGTTCGAGAAATCCTCACCTGGATGCAACAGCAGCAGGTGAAAATGGTAATTATGGCTTGCAATACTAGTTCTGCCCTCGCATTAGAAATAGTACGCGAGGAATTTGAGATGCCAATTCTCGGACTGATTTTACCAGGAGCAATGGCAGCAGTGCAGCATGGAAAGCGCATAGGTGTCATTGCTACCCCAGCAACTGCTAAGAGCAATGCTTATAGACATGCTATTATCGAAGCAGATCCAGAAGCTCAAGTTTGGCAGGTAGGCTGTCCGGAATTTGTACCGCTAATTGAGCAAAATCGCATTCACGACCCCTACACTACAGAGGTGGCGCGTTCTTATTTAGAGCCTTTACTACAACAAGAAATAGACACTTTAGTCTATGGCTGTACTCATTATCCCCACCTAGCTCCTGTGTTGCGATCGCTTATCCCCGCTTCTCTAAAGCTGGTAGATCCAGCAGTTCATGTAGCGGCTGCTTGTGCAAAAGAGTTAGATCTACTAGGCTTAAAAAATACCTACCCTGCTTTGCCAACCCGCTTTGTTGTGAGTGGTTGCCCACAACAGTTTGGTCAATCCTCAGCACAATGGCTGGGTTGTACCCCAATGGTTGAGGTAGTATGCTTCCCCAACACTGTTGTTTCTAGTAATTAG